A single window of Chloracidobacterium sp. DNA harbors:
- a CDS encoding AMP-binding protein gives MKLSPTEIFKGKKIFFIGGTGFVGKVTLSMLLHNFPDIGKVYATVRARDANESKIRFWTSIVTSPTFDPLREKYGDGFEEFIKSKVVPVNGDVGNEYLGLDEKEAKKIMRDTDIIINGAGNVTFNPPLESALRTNINGSNNIIKMARMMKKPRLVHVSTCFVAGKRSGPIWENEPVVGYFPRKDELVGTTFDVNREVEDCARLSEQARQEADDAVQHAKFREQARHRFIEEGRDPDDEAELKSAIFRERKMWIRERTTELGSERAEYWGWTNIYTYSKSLAEQIIASQDDIVKVLLRPSIVESSQAYPFPGWNEGFTTTAPLILIALRGQPIIPVNEKLVLDIIPVDMVSGAILAATMNALVDPNPPLVFQASSGDSNPNDMKRIVGLVGLYKRQHYEDKETGNKLVNKLAGMVETQTVTNRTYQLTSAPMLNKLAKQADKMLDKASPRWGGGRIGNIVSDLRKSVESFEQTTKETMDAFAMFKPFMIDNDYLYRSDNLRALHAVIREKEKNLLPWYPERIDWYDYWLNIHFPGMRKWVLPTLEEELKAVEKRSYTYKDLLDLFDTSVKRFPTRVAMRIERNGRKEQYTFEDVSELTMRAAGYLAKNGIKGGDRVILFSNNMPEWGMTYFGILKTGATAIPIDPASSVTEIVTFAKAGEASAVVVSPKLAEEHPEIAEKLKQAGLEVAVWTFDAVFEIQSEIEEANRNALLPPKVHSSAVASLIFTSGTTGTPKAVMLSHKNFVNMISMLSSVLDMDITDGVLSVLPMHHTFEFSAGFLTPFSNGTQITYLNELTAEDLSRTMENGHVTGMVGVPALWEMLHRRIKTRLRERGDWIADLADNVIDFNAWIRDNTPFNLGPIVFFPIHQGLGGKMRYLISGGSALSEKVQKDLHGLGFTVLEGYGLTESSPVLTVARPGNKLLRGSVGKPLPGVEVKIDVPDENGVGEVLARGQNVMLGYYNNDKATDAVLHDRWLKTGDLGKLDEDGNLYIVGRSKDVIIDSNGKNIYPDEIEDHYSKSAFIKEMSVVGLHDDDGGEKIAALVVPDYEFDIALTRSDANKKVEEHFREVSAGLPFAKRVKVLHITPFELPRTATRKVKRPEVVEMIQTLEDRAKSKTKTVVESKGDDNALWIRKIVASVSNRPLSDVVMEDKLADLGFDSLMFVELQAAVEDAGGRVASPDTLSEVQSVRELLTAVQRVDKSKKLADEPRVEEKKDEEEIVIPSIVRRVGNAIVDFAQDTLYEGVLNTRIEGEANVPQHVNFIVAPNHTSHIDTGLVKKALGKDVAEQTVAVAAADYWFDTKYKRAYMNNFTTLVPIERTGSLRQSLRHVTQILNDGYNALIFPEGGRQESGQITEFKPIIGYLSLNQKIGILPIYIWGTYDAFPKGTIIPKGRSIGAKIGAKVGRFLEYDELAKMVEGVPNTEAYRLVAARVQHEIENMRDGTRDKFDVDAIRKSWKAERRKSRKQEPVIDN, from the coding sequence ATGAAATTATCACCAACAGAAATATTTAAGGGTAAGAAGATCTTCTTTATCGGCGGTACGGGCTTTGTAGGGAAGGTCACGTTGTCGATGCTGCTGCATAATTTTCCGGATATCGGGAAGGTATATGCAACCGTGCGTGCACGAGATGCGAATGAGTCGAAGATACGGTTTTGGACTTCGATCGTGACGTCGCCGACGTTTGATCCGCTGCGGGAGAAGTATGGCGATGGGTTTGAGGAGTTTATTAAGTCTAAGGTCGTTCCCGTGAATGGTGATGTTGGGAATGAGTATCTTGGGCTTGATGAAAAAGAAGCCAAGAAAATCATGCGTGATACCGACATCATTATCAATGGTGCCGGTAATGTGACGTTCAACCCGCCGCTTGAGTCGGCTTTGCGGACGAATATTAATGGTTCGAACAACATCATCAAAATGGCCCGGATGATGAAAAAACCGCGTCTGGTGCACGTTTCGACGTGTTTTGTGGCAGGTAAACGCAGCGGGCCGATCTGGGAAAATGAGCCGGTCGTCGGATATTTCCCGCGAAAGGACGAACTCGTCGGAACGACCTTTGACGTCAACCGCGAGGTCGAGGACTGTGCGCGTTTGTCGGAACAAGCGAGGCAAGAGGCCGACGACGCGGTGCAGCATGCGAAGTTTCGCGAACAAGCTCGCCACCGCTTTATCGAGGAAGGCCGCGATCCCGATGACGAAGCCGAATTGAAATCGGCGATTTTCCGCGAACGCAAAATGTGGATCCGCGAACGCACGACCGAACTCGGTTCTGAGCGTGCCGAGTATTGGGGCTGGACGAACATTTATACCTACTCGAAGTCGCTCGCGGAGCAGATCATTGCTTCGCAAGACGATATTGTTAAGGTGCTTCTGCGCCCGTCGATCGTCGAATCGTCACAGGCATATCCGTTTCCGGGGTGGAACGAAGGCTTTACGACGACCGCTCCGCTTATACTGATCGCCTTGCGCGGCCAACCGATCATTCCGGTCAACGAGAAGCTCGTCCTAGACATTATTCCGGTAGATATGGTCTCTGGGGCGATCTTGGCGGCGACAATGAACGCACTGGTCGATCCGAATCCGCCGCTTGTATTTCAGGCATCCTCGGGCGACTCCAACCCAAACGATATGAAACGTATCGTCGGTCTCGTCGGGCTTTATAAACGCCAGCATTACGAGGACAAGGAAACCGGAAACAAATTAGTCAATAAGCTCGCAGGAATGGTCGAGACGCAGACCGTTACTAACCGCACGTATCAGCTAACGTCGGCGCCGATGCTCAACAAGTTGGCCAAACAGGCGGATAAGATGCTCGACAAGGCCAGCCCGCGTTGGGGCGGCGGCAGGATCGGAAATATCGTTTCGGACCTGCGAAAGTCGGTCGAGTCATTCGAGCAGACGACCAAAGAGACGATGGATGCGTTTGCGATGTTCAAGCCGTTTATGATCGACAACGATTATTTATACCGCTCGGACAACCTGCGGGCATTGCACGCGGTCATTAGGGAAAAAGAAAAAAACCTTTTGCCGTGGTATCCGGAGCGTATTGATTGGTACGACTACTGGCTCAACATCCATTTTCCCGGAATGCGAAAATGGGTTTTGCCAACACTCGAAGAAGAGCTCAAGGCAGTCGAAAAGCGTTCTTATACGTACAAAGATCTGCTCGATCTTTTCGACACCTCGGTCAAACGTTTTCCGACTCGCGTGGCGATGCGAATCGAGCGAAATGGACGTAAGGAGCAATATACGTTTGAAGACGTGAGCGAACTTACGATGCGTGCGGCGGGCTATCTGGCCAAAAACGGCATCAAGGGCGGCGACCGCGTCATTCTGTTTTCCAACAATATGCCCGAATGGGGAATGACCTATTTTGGCATTCTCAAAACGGGCGCGACGGCAATTCCTATCGATCCGGCCAGCTCGGTAACGGAGATAGTCACCTTTGCCAAGGCGGGCGAGGCCTCGGCGGTCGTCGTTTCTCCGAAGCTCGCCGAAGAACATCCTGAGATCGCTGAAAAGCTTAAACAAGCCGGACTGGAAGTCGCGGTCTGGACGTTCGATGCGGTCTTTGAGATCCAGTCCGAGATCGAAGAGGCGAACCGCAATGCTCTTTTGCCGCCCAAGGTACATTCCAGTGCGGTGGCATCGCTTATCTTCACTTCGGGTACCACAGGTACGCCAAAGGCAGTAATGCTCTCGCATAAAAACTTTGTGAATATGATCTCGATGCTGTCGAGCGTTCTCGATATGGACATTACAGACGGTGTCCTCTCCGTATTGCCGATGCATCACACTTTCGAGTTTTCCGCCGGATTCCTGACGCCATTCTCAAACGGAACGCAGATCACTTACCTTAACGAACTGACGGCCGAGGACCTCTCTCGGACGATGGAAAACGGCCACGTTACGGGTATGGTGGGCGTGCCGGCACTATGGGAAATGCTGCACCGCCGTATCAAGACCCGTCTGCGCGAGCGCGGCGACTGGATTGCAGATCTGGCCGACAATGTCATTGATTTTAACGCTTGGATCCGGGACAACACGCCGTTCAACCTCGGCCCGATCGTATTTTTCCCGATCCATCAGGGTTTAGGCGGCAAGATGCGCTACCTCATTTCGGGCGGGTCAGCACTGTCTGAGAAGGTGCAGAAAGATCTCCACGGACTTGGTTTTACAGTGCTCGAGGGCTACGGCCTGACTGAGTCGTCGCCGGTACTGACCGTCGCTCGCCCGGGCAATAAATTGCTTCGCGGCAGCGTCGGTAAACCTCTGCCGGGTGTCGAGGTCAAGATCGACGTGCCGGACGAAAATGGCGTCGGCGAGGTGCTCGCCCGCGGGCAAAATGTGATGCTCGGCTATTATAACAACGATAAGGCGACCGACGCAGTGCTCCACGATCGCTGGCTAAAGACCGGCGACCTCGGCAAACTCGACGAAGACGGCAATCTCTACATCGTCGGCCGATCAAAGGACGTTATCATCGACTCGAACGGCAAGAATATCTATCCGGACGAGATCGAAGATCATTACAGCAAATCCGCCTTTATCAAGGAGATGAGCGTCGTCGGTTTGCACGACGATGACGGCGGCGAAAAGATCGCCGCCCTGGTCGTCCCGGATTATGAGTTTGATATCGCATTGACGCGGTCTGACGCAAACAAGAAGGTCGAGGAGCATTTCCGTGAGGTCTCGGCCGGATTGCCGTTCGCCAAACGTGTCAAGGTGCTTCACATCACGCCGTTCGAACTGCCGCGGACCGCGACCCGAAAGGTCAAGCGTCCCGAGGTTGTCGAGATGATCCAAACGCTCGAGGATCGTGCCAAGTCCAAGACCAAAACCGTCGTCGAATCAAAGGGCGACGATAACGCTCTATGGATACGAAAGATCGTCGCGAGCGTCTCAAACCGACCGCTATCGGACGTTGTAATGGAAGACAAACTTGCCGATCTCGGCTTTGATTCGCTGATGTTTGTCGAGCTTCAGGCGGCGGTCGAGGATGCCGGCGGCCGGGTCGCATCGCCCGACACGTTGAGCGAGGTCCAGTCGGTCCGCGAACTGCTCACAGCGGTTCAACGCGTCGATAAATCCAAAAAGCTCGCCGATGAGCCAAGGGTCGAGGAAAAGAAGGACGAAGAGGAAATAGTCATTCCGTCGATCGTGCGCCGTGTGGGAAATGCGATCGTGGATTTTGCCCAGGACACGTTATATGAAGGTGTCTTAAACACCCGGATCGAGGGCGAAGCAAATGTGCCGCAGCACGTCAATTTTATCGTGGCTCCAAATCACACATCGCACATCGATACAGGTCTCGTTAAAAAGGCACTCGGCAAGGACGTTGCCGAGCAGACCGTAGCGGTCGCAGCGGCCGATTATTGGTTCGACACCAAATACAAGCGAGCGTATATGAATAATTTCACGACGCTCGTACCGATCGAGCGGACGGGCAGCCTGCGGCAATCGCTCCGGCACGTCACGCAGATACTGAATGACGGCTACAACGCTCTCATCTTTCCCGAGGGCGGCAGGCAGGAGTCGGGCCAGATAACCGAGTTTAAGCCTATCATCGGGTACCTTTCGCTAAATCAAAAGATCGGCATTTTACCGATATATATTTGGGGCACATATGATGCGTTTCCCAAAGGCACGATCATCCCGAAGGGCCGTAGTATCGGAGCCAAGATCGGTGCCAAGGTCGGCAGATTTCTCGAATATGACGAGCTCGCCAAGATGGTCGAGGGCGTCCCGAATACTGAGGCATATCGCCTGGTTGCGGCCCGCGTTCAGCACGAGATCGAAAATATGCGTGACGGAACGCGTGATAAATTTGACGTCGATGCGATCAGAAAAAGTTGGAAAGCTGAACGCCGAAAGTCCCGCAAACAGGAACCGGTCATCGATAATTAG
- a CDS encoding BMP family ABC transporter substrate-binding protein has protein sequence MKLRIFLSAALTLSICLLATSCTKQAEARREGCQIKVGIVFDIGGKNDRSFNAAAWEGVKRAQQDLNICLYDVEPGNPTSIEPAMRAFAEKNFDLIIGVGFAQGPIMQMVAANYPNIKFAIVDGVIFDTDGKTPMKNVASLVFREHEGSYLVGMIAAYKSKTGVLGFLGGMDIPLIHKFETGYEEGARSVNPNIRVIDNYVGVTDGAWNNPGKGKELSLAQIEKGADVIFTAAGNSGLGAFDAVEQYGKDENGQARKFVIGVDSNQNMVKPGYVLTSMVKRVDNAVYDVVKEVLEGKFQGGFHSFGLEKDGVAYAMDENNKGIIPDDVILKVEEAKKKIVAGDIKVTDAMAN, from the coding sequence ATGAAGCTTCGAATTTTTTTATCGGCAGCGTTGACACTTTCAATTTGTTTGTTGGCGACATCTTGCACCAAACAGGCCGAAGCCCGGCGTGAGGGCTGTCAGATCAAGGTCGGCATCGTCTTTGATATCGGCGGCAAGAATGATCGTTCCTTCAATGCGGCGGCCTGGGAGGGCGTAAAGCGTGCCCAACAGGATCTGAATATCTGCCTCTACGATGTCGAACCCGGAAATCCGACCTCGATCGAGCCGGCGATGCGAGCCTTTGCTGAAAAGAATTTTGATCTCATTATTGGTGTCGGCTTTGCCCAGGGGCCGATCATGCAAATGGTCGCGGCAAATTACCCAAATATCAAATTTGCGATCGTTGATGGAGTCATTTTTGACACTGACGGCAAAACTCCGATGAAAAACGTGGCTTCGCTCGTCTTTCGCGAACACGAGGGGTCGTACTTGGTCGGGATGATCGCGGCTTATAAATCGAAGACCGGCGTTCTCGGGTTTCTTGGCGGAATGGACATTCCACTGATTCACAAGTTTGAGACCGGATACGAGGAAGGGGCAAGGTCGGTTAATCCTAACATACGGGTGATCGATAATTATGTCGGCGTTACGGACGGTGCGTGGAATAACCCGGGCAAGGGTAAGGAGCTGTCGCTCGCGCAGATCGAAAAGGGCGCCGATGTGATCTTCACCGCAGCCGGAAACTCGGGACTTGGTGCATTTGACGCCGTTGAGCAATACGGTAAGGATGAGAACGGCCAGGCCCGCAAATTTGTCATCGGGGTCGACTCTAATCAGAATATGGTGAAGCCCGGTTATGTCTTGACATCAATGGTCAAGCGCGTCGATAACGCCGTTTATGACGTCGTGAAGGAAGTGCTAGAAGGCAAGTTTCAGGGCGGATTCCACTCCTTCGGACTCGAAAAGGACGGCGTTGCGTACGCAATGGATGAGAATAACAAGGGCATTATCCCCGATGACGTGATCCTCAAGGTGGAAGAAGCTAAAAAGAAGATAGTCGCCGGTGATATCAAGGTCACCGATGCAATGGCAAATTAA
- a CDS encoding DUF2088 domain-containing protein codes for MALELRRKTHESIVYIDKDSAPRIMPFGEDFILEDVPVGTRVIYPNPPIKGLPNREAAIRYAINHPIEMEPLYALLEPGMRVTIAMDDISLPLPPMQTPDLRQTMLEVVLEMCGANGVDDIHLIIANSLHRKMTAWEMKRMVGTDIYNEYYPDRYYNHDAEDDDNLVTLGVTRHNEPLRVNKRAIESDLLIYLNINLVPMDGGHKSVAVGLCDYESLRAHHEPQTIRDSHSYMDPPASELNHKVIRLGKLVDEQCKVFHIETAINNKMFPDGYDILTRNEDEFSFADRLKWEAMAMTFSKMPRALRRKMLHANPAHYELIACYAGKTEPVHDKILEKNYQQYEIPVKGQCDILISGIPDISPYNVYSALNPLLVQVMALGYHFNMYRNKPLLRKGGVMIITHPCFDEFDHKFHAPYIEFFHRLLPESRDAFYLREKYEREFASNPAYIEMYRRGNAYHGAHPFFMWYWGENGRQHIGKVIVAGAENAHVPEMLGWERADNLTEAIAMGRSYMGRNAEITMLHQPMIGLCSVTD; via the coding sequence ATGGCTTTAGAACTACGCAGAAAAACACACGAATCCATCGTTTACATCGACAAAGACTCCGCTCCGCGGATAATGCCGTTTGGCGAGGATTTTATCCTTGAGGACGTCCCGGTCGGTACGCGGGTGATATATCCAAATCCGCCGATCAAGGGCCTGCCGAACAGGGAAGCCGCTATACGGTATGCGATCAATCATCCGATCGAAATGGAGCCTCTCTATGCTCTGCTCGAGCCCGGGATGCGGGTGACCATCGCGATGGACGACATCTCGCTGCCGCTACCGCCGATGCAGACGCCGGATCTGCGGCAGACGATGCTAGAGGTCGTGCTGGAGATGTGCGGTGCGAATGGCGTCGATGACATTCATCTGATCATCGCAAACTCACTCCACCGCAAGATGACGGCTTGGGAAATGAAGCGAATGGTCGGCACTGACATCTATAACGAGTATTATCCCGACCGCTATTACAACCACGACGCCGAGGACGACGACAATCTGGTCACGCTCGGTGTCACGCGGCATAACGAACCGCTGCGGGTCAACAAGCGTGCGATCGAGAGCGACCTGCTGATCTATCTCAACATTAATCTCGTCCCGATGGATGGCGGTCATAAATCGGTCGCCGTCGGCCTGTGCGATTACGAATCTCTGCGTGCTCACCACGAGCCGCAGACGATCCGCGATTCGCACTCGTATATGGACCCGCCGGCGTCGGAGCTTAATCATAAAGTGATCCGGCTCGGTAAATTGGTCGATGAACAGTGCAAGGTGTTTCACATCGAGACTGCGATCAATAACAAGATGTTTCCAGATGGCTACGACATCCTGACGCGGAATGAGGACGAATTTTCCTTCGCCGATCGTCTCAAATGGGAGGCGATGGCTATGACATTCTCTAAGATGCCCCGTGCTCTGCGCCGCAAGATGTTGCACGCCAATCCGGCACATTATGAATTGATCGCCTGTTACGCCGGCAAGACCGAACCCGTACACGACAAGATACTTGAAAAAAATTATCAGCAGTACGAGATCCCGGTCAAAGGCCAGTGCGACATCCTGATCTCAGGCATTCCGGACATTTCGCCGTACAACGTGTATTCGGCGCTCAATCCGTTGCTCGTTCAGGTAATGGCTCTCGGCTACCATTTTAATATGTACCGAAACAAGCCTTTGCTGCGGAAGGGCGGCGTGATGATCATTACACACCCGTGTTTTGACGAGTTTGACCATAAATTTCACGCTCCCTATATCGAGTTTTTCCACCGTTTGCTGCCGGAATCACGTGACGCCTTTTATCTACGCGAAAAATACGAACGTGAATTTGCTTCGAACCCCGCATACATCGAGATGTATCGTCGCGGTAACGCGTATCACGGTGCTCATCCGTTCTTTATGTGGTACTGGGGCGAAAACGGCCGTCAGCACATCGGCAAAGTCATCGTCGCGGGTGCCGAAAATGCCCACGTTCCCGAAATGCTCGGCTGGGAACGTGCCGATAACTTGACCGAAGCGATCGCTATGGGCCGAAGCTATATGGGCCGCAACGCCGAGATCACAATGCTGCATCAGCCGATGATCGGTCTGTGTAGTGTGACGGATTAG
- the coaD gene encoding pantetheine-phosphate adenylyltransferase — MMRRAIFPGSFDPLTNGHLDIIKRSSPLFDEIVVAVLNNADKHPMFSVEERCSMIREILPTIDTDGCTLIVDSFSGLTADFAKKSGATAIVRGIRAVSDYEYELRMALMNRRLEPTIETVFLMAGEEYSYVSSTLMKQVFELGGRVEGLIPTLVEEKMRQKTTL, encoded by the coding sequence ATTATGCGGCGAGCTATCTTCCCGGGGTCTTTCGACCCGTTAACCAACGGACATCTGGACATCATCAAGCGTTCTTCGCCGCTTTTCGACGAGATCGTGGTCGCAGTACTCAATAATGCTGATAAGCACCCGATGTTTTCGGTCGAGGAACGCTGCTCAATGATACGCGAGATTCTGCCGACGATCGATACCGACGGCTGCACACTGATCGTCGACAGCTTTTCGGGTTTGACCGCTGATTTTGCTAAGAAAAGTGGTGCCACCGCGATCGTTCGCGGCATCCGAGCGGTCAGCGATTATGAATATGAACTCCGAATGGCCCTGATGAACCGGCGTCTCGAACCGACTATCGAGACGGTCTTCCTTATGGCCGGGGAGGAATATTCGTATGTGTCCTCGACACTGATGAAACAGGTTTTCGAACTTGGCGGCCGCGTCGAGGGCCTGATCCCGACATTGGTCGAAGAAAAAATGCGGCAAAAGACCACGCTCTGA
- a CDS encoding HAD-IB family hydrolase: protein MNKNGQAAAFYDLEGTLVSTNLVHTLAFYAKRQQGLWQTAKKSVSTLAKLPFFGVTDLYSRNVFNEVFFRSYSGFSQDRLRYFSEELFEEVLKPAIFPGTLELIAQGKKIGQRQVVLTGALDFTIEKMMTYLGIDDYVANRLEFVNGYATGRVLPPVMASATKAQWIREYAEREQINLSDSYAYSDSISDLPMLSIVGHPVAVCPDFRLKQTALQHDWAILDLK, encoded by the coding sequence ATGAACAAAAACGGACAAGCCGCGGCATTTTACGACCTCGAGGGGACATTGGTCAGTACTAACCTCGTCCATACGCTCGCATTCTACGCAAAGCGTCAGCAGGGCCTATGGCAAACCGCCAAAAAAAGCGTCAGCACGCTCGCCAAGTTGCCGTTCTTTGGCGTCACTGATCTATATTCGAGAAACGTCTTTAACGAAGTGTTTTTTCGTAGCTATTCGGGTTTTTCCCAGGATCGTCTGCGTTATTTCTCTGAGGAACTATTCGAAGAGGTCTTAAAGCCGGCAATTTTTCCCGGAACGCTCGAGCTGATCGCTCAAGGTAAAAAGATCGGCCAACGCCAGGTCGTATTGACTGGGGCTCTTGATTTCACGATCGAAAAGATGATGACGTATCTCGGCATCGACGATTATGTAGCCAATAGGCTCGAGTTCGTCAACGGATATGCCACCGGGCGCGTCCTGCCACCAGTAATGGCATCCGCGACCAAAGCCCAATGGATCCGCGAATACGCCGAACGCGAGCAGATCAATTTGTCTGATAGTTACGCCTATTCTGATTCGATTTCAGACCTACCAATGCTTTCGATCGTCGGGCATCCGGTCGCGGTTTGTCCGGATTTCAGGCTGAAGCAGACGGCGTTGCAACATGACTGGGCGATTTTGGATCTTAAATGA
- a CDS encoding pyridoxal phosphate-dependent aminotransferase, translated as MMTFQVSDNVSAMKGSSTLIAAAAAADMRARGIDVIDLSVGEPDFDTPEFIKQYAWEGLQKGLTKYTATAGTVEFRRSIVDFFADRFGSQFDQSNVAAACGGKQALFNAACSLLNPGDDVLIPKPYWVTFPEIVTFCRANNVFIETESTEFVLTADQVAAAITDKTRLLIINSPSNPSGRVIPPDELIRIVEVCAANDVYVLSDDCYLFFAYPPAEPFSLTTLSEELRQYVCVAGSFSKTYAMTGWRIGYTVANAEWTQAMVKLQSHSATHPTSFVQYACAKALQDRDATLSAVNEMTAEYERRRNWLIPQLNTINGFRCPMPEGAFYAFVDVRELLGEKFASSDDVATALLNECKIVVTDGAGFGADGFLRISYATSMENLERAITSMRQLFGTRSATI; from the coding sequence ATTATGACTTTCCAGGTATCTGACAATGTTTCTGCGATGAAGGGCTCATCAACACTGATCGCGGCGGCAGCAGCAGCCGATATGCGAGCTCGAGGAATCGATGTGATAGATCTCTCGGTTGGCGAGCCTGATTTTGACACGCCCGAGTTTATCAAACAGTACGCTTGGGAAGGCCTCCAAAAAGGTCTCACCAAATACACCGCAACTGCGGGAACTGTTGAATTTCGGCGGTCGATCGTTGATTTCTTTGCGGATCGCTTTGGTTCGCAGTTTGATCAGTCAAATGTCGCCGCTGCGTGCGGCGGCAAGCAGGCTCTCTTCAATGCCGCCTGCTCGCTTCTGAATCCGGGAGATGACGTCCTTATTCCCAAACCGTACTGGGTCACATTCCCCGAGATCGTGACGTTTTGCCGCGCAAACAATGTCTTTATTGAGACAGAATCGACGGAATTTGTTCTAACAGCCGATCAGGTCGCGGCCGCGATAACTGATAAGACGAGACTTTTGATCATCAACAGCCCGAGCAACCCGTCGGGCCGTGTCATTCCGCCGGATGAATTGATCCGGATCGTCGAGGTTTGTGCCGCGAATGACGTTTACGTTTTAAGCGACGATTGCTATCTTTTCTTTGCGTATCCGCCGGCCGAGCCATTTTCGCTCACGACTCTTTCAGAGGAATTGCGTCAATACGTTTGCGTCGCAGGCAGTTTCTCGAAAACATACGCGATGACCGGTTGGCGCATCGGTTATACGGTCGCTAATGCTGAATGGACACAGGCAATGGTCAAATTGCAGAGTCACTCAGCGACGCATCCGACATCTTTCGTGCAGTATGCGTGTGCCAAGGCATTGCAGGACCGCGATGCAACATTGTCGGCGGTCAACGAGATGACGGCGGAATACGAGCGTCGGCGAAACTGGCTGATTCCGCAACTCAATACGATAAACGGATTCAGGTGCCCGATGCCCGAAGGCGCATTTTACGCTTTTGTCGATGTCAGAGAATTGCTTGGTGAAAAGTTCGCTTCGTCAGATGATGTGGCGACTGCCCTTTTGAATGAATGCAAGATCGTCGTAACCGACGGAGCGGGATTTGGTGCGGACGGCTTTCTCAGAATCTCTTACGCGACTTCGATGGAAAATCTGGAGCGGGCAATCACGTCGATGAGACAATTGTTCGGCACTAGATCCGCCACGATCTAA
- a CDS encoding ABC transporter ATP-binding protein, with translation MLELRNIKKAFGDCVANEDVSITVKTATIHAIVGENGAGKSTIMKIAYGFYKADSGEILVNGQPVNIRNPHDAIALGIGMVHQHFMLVDTMTVAENIILGAETGSTASLDLETANREILALSNELKLDVDPRAYIENLSVGAQQRVELLKALYRDAKILILDEPTAVLSPQEVDELFGILRRMKGQGKTIIIITHKLDEVLAVSDEVTVMRDGRSVGNVKTSETSAKDLARLIVGRDVLLRVEKSDAHPAATVLEVKNLLVTGKGGPAVKDVSFKVRSGEIVGIAGIEGNGQTELIEALSGLTRTSGGRVEFDGKEITDRSARELKELGVAHIPEDRHKRGLLLNSDLAENSILGVHYRPPITSGGGMMNNAAIDKRVHEIIENFDVRPGDPTLSAKSLSGGNQQKLIIGREFELDPKLLLVSQPTRGVDIGAIEFIHRKLIGLRDAGSAVLLVSAELEEVTALADRLLVIREGKIVGEVDPKTTSIEEIGLMMTGGN, from the coding sequence ATGCTAGAACTCCGAAATATCAAGAAAGCCTTTGGCGATTGCGTGGCGAACGAGGACGTATCGATCACCGTTAAAACGGCAACGATCCACGCTATTGTCGGTGAGAACGGTGCCGGAAAATCGACGATAATGAAGATCGCATATGGCTTTTACAAGGCCGATAGCGGCGAAATACTTGTCAATGGCCAACCGGTAAATATCCGTAACCCACACGACGCTATCGCTCTAGGGATCGGTATGGTTCACCAGCATTTTATGCTTGTCGACACTATGACGGTCGCCGAAAACATCATTCTCGGGGCCGAAACCGGTTCGACGGCAAGCCTTGATCTGGAAACGGCAAACCGGGAGATCCTAGCACTTTCGAACGAACTCAAACTCGACGTTGATCCGCGTGCCTATATCGAGAACCTTTCGGTCGGTGCCCAACAGCGGGTCGAACTCCTCAAGGCTCTATACCGCGACGCAAAAATACTGATCCTCGACGAACCTACGGCTGTGCTTTCGCCACAGGAGGTCGACGAGTTGTTTGGCATTCTGCGCCGGATGAAAGGACAGGGCAAGACCATAATAATTATCACGCATAAGCTGGATGAGGTGCTCGCCGTGTCGGATGAGGTTACCGTTATGCGGGACGGCCGTTCCGTCGGAAATGTAAAAACTTCGGAGACGAGTGCGAAGGATCTCGCCCGATTGATAGTCGGCCGCGACGTCCTGCTCCGCGTCGAAAAGTCCGACGCCCATCCGGCGGCGACCGTGCTCGAGGTAAAAAACCTTCTGGTTACGGGTAAGGGCGGCCCCGCGGTCAAGGATGTTTCATTTAAGGTTCGTTCAGGCGAGATCGTTGGGATCGCCGGCATTGAGGGCAACGGTCAGACCGAACTGATCGAAGCTCTGTCCGGGCTGACAAGGACGTCTGGCGGGCGTGTCGAATTTGACGGCAAGGAGATTACTGATCGGTCCGCCCGTGAGCTTAAGGAGCTCGGGGTTGCTCACATTCCCGAAGATCGGCATAAGCGAGGGCTGCTGCTCAATTCGGATCTGGCTGAAAACTCGATACTCGGCGTTCATTACCGCCCGCCGATCACGTCGGGCGGAGGGATGATGAATAACGCCGCGATCGACAAGCGCGTCCACGAGATCATTGAGAATTTTGACGTTCGGCCCGGCGACCCGACTCTGTCAGCCAAATCGCTTTCCGGTGGAAATCAGCAAAAACTGATCATCGGCCGCGAATTCGAGCTTGACCCAAAGCTACTTCTGGTCTCACAACCAACGCGTGGTGTCGATATCGGCGCGATCGAGTTCATCCACCGCAAACTGATCGGACTACGCGACGCCGGATCCGCCGTCTTGCTCGTGTCGGCCGAGCTCGAAGAAGTCACCGCGCTCGCGGACCGATTACTCGTTATTCGCGAAGGAAAGATAGTCGGTGAGGTCGACCCAAAGACCACCTCGATCGAAGAGATCGGACTGATGATGACGGGCGGGAATTAA